A window of the Trichoderma asperellum chromosome 4, complete sequence genome harbors these coding sequences:
- a CDS encoding uncharacterized protein (EggNog:ENOG41), which translates to MSIKYAKDQPAGFTNRIERVAIVGAGGQVGKHIAEELLKTGKHTVTALTRVGSQSQLPQGVKVVQVDYDDEQSLVDGLKGHQFFFISMAVTAPKDAQEKLIAAAAKAGVPWIMPNSYGADFANKKLMKESMTDSTAAGVAAVEKAGLSWIFMSCSFWYEYSLSMGQPFYGFDIPNKKVTFYDEGKTRINTSTWRQCGRAAAQLLSLKELPDDENDQSPTVSQWRNKPLYVSSFLVSQRDMLDSINRNLGTKDSDWEIDYEASDARYKRALEMMQAGNFIGFGMAMYSRAFYPNGDCNFEEKYGLANDALGLPKEDFDEATKLAIEMAEAGFGPRRIAEVSGRPLPGH; encoded by the exons ATGTCAATCAAGTACGCCAAAGACCAGCCTGCAGGCTTCACCAACCGCATCGAGCGTGTGGCCATTGTGGGA GCTGGAGGCCAAGTTGGCAAACACATTGCTGAGGAGCTTCTTAAAACTGGAAAACACACCGTTACTGCCCTGACTCGCGTtgggagccagagccagcttCCTCAGGGCGTCAAGGTCGTTCAAGTGGACTATGATGATGAGCAGTCTCTAGTCGACGGCCTCAAAGGGCATcagtttttcttcatttctaTGGCTGTGACAGCTCCCAAAGACGCCCAAGAAAAGCTCATTGCCGCggctgccaaggctggcGTGCCCTGGATCATGCCTAACTCTTACGGCGCCGACTTTGCTAACAAGAAGTTGATGAAAGAGTCGATGACTGACAGCACCGCCGCCGGAGTCGCTGCCGTAGAGAAGGCCGGCCTATCCTGGATCTTCATGTCATGCAGCTTCTGGTATGAATACTCGCTTTCCATGGGCCAACCGTTCTATGGCTTCGACATCCCAAACAAAAAGGTCACTTTCTACGACGAGGGCAAGACGCGCATCAACACATCGACCTGGAGACAATGCGGCAGGGCTGCAGCACAGCTTCTCAGCCTAAAGGAGCTGCCCGACGACGAGAACGACCAATCACCGACCGTCTCCCAATGGAGAAACAAGCCCCTCTATGTTTCCAGCTTCCTTGTTTCCCAAAGAGACATGCTGGACAGCATCAACCGGAACCTCGGTACAAAGGACAGTGATTGGGAGATCGATTACGAGGCATCAGATGCTCGCTACAAGAGAGCgttggagatgatgcaggCTGGAAACTTTATTGGCTTTGGCATGGCCATGTATTCTCGAGCATTTTACCCCAACGGAGACTGCAACTTTGAAGAAAAGTATGGTCTGGCCAATGACGCTCTGGGGCTGCCCAAGGAGGACTTTGATGAAGCTACCAAGTTGGCGATTGAGATGGCTGAGGCAGGATTCGGCCCTCGCAGGATTGCAGAAGTTAGTGGACGTCCACTGCCAGGCCACTGA